Within Sphingobium sp. EP60837, the genomic segment CAAGAGTGACAGGGACGCCGTGAGCGCGCTGGAGAGCGGCTCTTGCTTGATCATCGATTATCGTGACGCGGCGGCCAAGTTGGGCTTGCACCTGCTTTGCCCATTTCTCACAGCACCCGCAGCCAGGATCACGATGCACGATGATGGGCGTGGCGGCGCCGGCAGCCGTGGAAAGCAGCATCAATACGGCTGCAACCAGATGACGTCTCACGCTTTTGAGCCTCCTTGCAGATTTCGCTAGCTATAGCGGTACTGGGTGCCTTAATCCACCGATCCTTGTGCAGCGCAGCCGATTTGCCCTCCGGCAAATCCGACTACCGACCGGTCTTTGCAGCATCGTTCTGGCAGTTACTCGGTCCTTAAGTGTTGGGATTGCATGTGGACCGTTCGCAGCGCCGACAAGTGCCAAGCGATCGCGGTCAGCGGATCACGGAGATGGTGACGCCCACGGCATCGGCGACGGTGCGCCATTGCTTATCTGCGGTAAGTGCGGGGAGGCCATCGCGCCGGGCGAGCGCCAGGCAGAAACGGTCGCCGAGCGACAGGACGGCCTCGGCCGTCGCGGCGCGCAAGCGTCCGGCGATCGTCGCCAGCGCCTGATCGACCTCCACAATGGTCATCGGCAGCGGCCGGAGCATGGCATCGACCTGATCTGCAGGCATGCCGGCTCGGACGAAATGGCTCACCACCTCTGCGCAGTTGACGCTCGACATGCGCGCATCAGCAATGCCGTCGGCGACCTTAGCCGCGCCGGGCTCGTTCCGGAGCAGGGCCAGGAGCGCCGAGGCATCGAGCACCGTTTCGCTCACTCGCCGGATTCCTCGCGGCGGCGAGCGAGGAAGGCATCGACCGAAGTCTCCCCATTATTGCCAGTATATTGCTTGGCGAGCGCTCGGGCGTGGGCGATGACTGCGCGACAGTGCGCAGGATCACGCCATCTCGGTCTCCTCAACCAGCAGGGCGCCTCCGCGAGCAAGGCCGAGCCGCTTGCGGATATCGACCGGCAGGCTCATCCGGCCGTTTGGCGTAATCGTCACTTGCACCCACATGGCAAAGCTCCGGTTTGCCCGATGCAGGAGTGTCGTGAGCTTAATGATCCAGGCTCGAATCATTCGGTTGGGAAGTACAAAGCCGATTAGTGTCGGATCCGGCGGAGCATCTGCTGTTTCGCGGCTATCTGCCGACGGTCGCACCGACGATGGCTAGCAGTGGCCGCATTCGTGGCGGCAAGATTGATCCGAAGCCCGAACTTGCCACCTGTATCGCCAATCGCCTGTCGGCCGCCTAGTCGCCCAAGGGCAGTTTGGCGGTCTCGATTTGAAGCGCGACATCCGGGGGATGCGTAGCATTTCAGCCGGGGTGGGGCGAGCCCCACTCCGGATGGCAAAATCTATCCGGCCTTGAGGAGGGCGATCTGCTCTCCGAGAACCTCCTGTGGAGTGCGATAGCCCAGGCATTTGCGGGGTGTCCGGTTGAGGCGATCGACCACGGCCTGGATCTCCTTGTCCGACAGCAGCGCGATGTCCGTGTCTGACGGGAGGAAGCGGCGTATGCGCCCGTTGCTGTTTTCGACGCTCCCTTTCTGCCAGGGGGCTGATGGCAGACAGAAATAGCTCGTCATGGCGAGTTTCTCCTGCAAGGTCGCAAAGGCGGCAAATTCCGTGCCTCGATCGAAGGTGATGCTCTGTCGCAGGGAAGGGGGCATGCCGCGCAAATGATGCTGGATGCCCGCCATCACCCCGGCGGAATGCCGGCTGGGGTTGCGGGCAAGGATCGTGAACCGGCTGCGGCGCTCGACCAGCGAGGTCAGATTGGCTTTGCCGTATTCCATCTTGAAGATCAGCAGATCGCCTTCCCAATGGCCGAAGCTGCGGCGATCGGCGACCTCCTCAGGGCGTGCGCCAATGGTGTTCGCCACGGGTATATGCAGACCACGCGGCTTGCGGGCGTAGCGCTGTCGGCGAGAACGACGGGCAACCGGCAGATAACGCCATAATCCCCGGCTGCGACCGTCAGGCCCGTAAACGAACTGATAGATGGTTTCGTGACAGACCGTCTCACGAAGACCGCGATGGCGCCGAAGATAGCCCGCAATCTGCTCGGGCGACCAGGCCGCCGACAAGCGATCGGCGATATAGGTGGCAAGCTCGGGTTTCCGCGCAATCTTGCCGCCACGCACACGGCGCCCACTGGCCATCGTTTGCGCGACCGTCGGGAAATAGCCGCGAAACAGCGGATGCTCATCCAGGTGCCGGTTGCGCTTGAGCTCGCGATAAATCGTCGATGGATGCCGGCGCAGGGTCGCTGCAACCTCCCGCACGGACCGACCCGTCGCCACCAACCGATAAATATCGCGCCGCTCGTCCAAACCCAGATGCTGATAGCCGTTCATCGCGTGCCTTCCTGGAAAAGGGATCAAACCCCTATAAATCCTAGGATTTCGCACTTCGATCTAGAATCCACCTGCGAACAGGCCGTGTTCGCACCGGATAGAGAAGACACTATCTGTCCCCGATAGAAAAGACACCATTAATGACAGCAGGGGCTGCGTGGAGCCCTCGGGATAGCGCAGCGCAGACCCTGCTGATGGCGTAACAGTGGAGGGGAAGGGCACGGACCCGCTGCGAAGGCAGCGGGCTCGGTCAGAACCGCTTTAGCGCGCCTTCACGAACTCGAGCGTGCCGTGCGCTCGTAACTCCGCCGGGCTGAGCCGGGGACGACGTTTGAGCTTTGCCCCGCCCAACCGGCGTCCGTCGATCTTCGCCGGCGCCTCCGGTTCGGGGAACAAATGCGCGGGCTGGTCGCGGCGAGCAGGGGCATAGTTGTTCCGCTGCCGGTGATGCGGCGCGATCGCCTGGATTTCCTTTGCTAGCGCCAGTGCCGCGTCGAGATGCTTGTTATCGACGATGGCAGGTTGATTGATCCGGGGCATCTTGTCAAACAGGCTGTAAGGAAGGGAGCGCCCCTCGTGGCGGATCTCGACTGTGCCGTCAGGATATTCACAGACATCCACGCGCTTGCGCACCAGTTCCTTGCTGAACGGGTTCGGCTCCAAGAGGAACAGAACTTTGTTATAGTGCAGCGTCAGCGCAGCAGTGACTGTCCGCTGTTCGCGCCAGACCATGACAGAGCGCAGATCATCCCGCGGTGCCAGAGGTCGGTGTAAATCGCGACTGTCTGCGGCCGGACGAGCGAAGCGCGCATTGTGCCCAACCATGTAGCTCGGCAGAAAGACGTTCGCTTCTTCGATCGACGAGATACCTTCCAGGCGCATCGCCTTGATCAGGCGATCCTGTAAGGTACCGTTGGCTCGCTCGACCCGGCCCTTGGCCTGCGGCGAGTTGGCGCAGATGATCTCGATGTTCAGCGCATCGAGCGCGCGCCCGAAATGTGTCATCCCATCACCCTTTGCGGTCGCCTTGGGGTTACGAAAGACCGTGTGTTTATCGGAATAAAAGGCCACCGGCTTGCCGTGCTGCTCGATATATTCGCGGGTCGCTTCCATGTAGGAAAAGGTGCTCTCGCTCTCGACCATCTTAAGGTGCAACAGCTCGCTGGTCGCGTCGTCGATGTAGACAAGCAGCGTGCATTTGGGACCGCGAGTCTCGAACCAGGCATGCTCCGAACCGTCAATCTGGACCAGCTCCCCACGGCACTCCCGCCGGTGACGCGGTTGATAGGGGCGAGAACGACGCGCGGCGCGATCCTGCCAGATTCCCGCCTCGATCATCATCTGCCGCAGCGTCTCACAGCCCACCGAAATGTCGTGACGTTCCGCCAGATATTCACGCGCCAGGGTCGGTCCGAAATCCGCATAATGCGTGCGGACGATCGTAAGGACGCGCTCGCGAAAGGCATCGCTGTGACGCCGGTTGCTCGGCCGACCACGCTTGCGCGACACCAGGCCTGAAGCGCCTTCGGTTCGCAGTCGGTCAAGCAACCGGAAAATCTGCCGGCGCTTCAAGCCCAGCAGTTGCGCAGC encodes:
- a CDS encoding type II toxin-antitoxin system VapC family toxin; amino-acid sequence: MSETVLDASALLALLRNEPGAAKVADGIADARMSSVNCAEVVSHFVRAGMPADQVDAMLRPLPMTIVEVDQALATIAGRLRAATAEAVLSLGDRFCLALARRDGLPALTADKQWRTVADAVGVTISVIR
- a CDS encoding IS30 family transposase, translated to MNGYQHLGLDERRDIYRLVATGRSVREVAATLRRHPSTIYRELKRNRHLDEHPLFRGYFPTVAQTMASGRRVRGGKIARKPELATYIADRLSAAWSPEQIAGYLRRHRGLRETVCHETIYQFVYGPDGRSRGLWRYLPVARRSRRQRYARKPRGLHIPVANTIGARPEEVADRRSFGHWEGDLLIFKMEYGKANLTSLVERRSRFTILARNPSRHSAGVMAGIQHHLRGMPPSLRQSITFDRGTEFAAFATLQEKLAMTSYFCLPSAPWQKGSVENSNGRIRRFLPSDTDIALLSDKEIQAVVDRLNRTPRKCLGYRTPQEVLGEQIALLKAG
- a CDS encoding ISNCY family transposase; protein product: MTVVAMSHGELSRFDTLSRVDRGELRVEDAAQLLGLKRRQIFRLLDRLRTEGASGLVSRKRGRPSNRRHSDAFRERVLTIVRTHYADFGPTLAREYLAERHDISVGCETLRQMMIEAGIWQDRAARRSRPYQPRHRRECRGELVQIDGSEHAWFETRGPKCTLLVYIDDATSELLHLKMVESESTFSYMEATREYIEQHGKPVAFYSDKHTVFRNPKATAKGDGMTHFGRALDALNIEIICANSPQAKGRVERANGTLQDRLIKAMRLEGISSIEEANVFLPSYMVGHNARFARPAADSRDLHRPLAPRDDLRSVMVWREQRTVTAALTLHYNKVLFLLEPNPFSKELVRKRVDVCEYPDGTVEIRHEGRSLPYSLFDKMPRINQPAIVDNKHLDAALALAKEIQAIAPHHRQRNNYAPARRDQPAHLFPEPEAPAKIDGRRLGGAKLKRRPRLSPAELRAHGTLEFVKAR